A part of Candidatus Electrothrix aestuarii genomic DNA contains:
- a CDS encoding phosphatase PAP2 family protein — MRKKKLLEPALVTVALLVVTAIFWVTNADLFITSLVPRDHIIAAALPECNRAWPVGNLFPWNLLYKLAPIPAIILAVSALVVLLIGFFKTRFSPWRKRAIFILLLLGLGPGLVINVLLKDQLGRPRPRQVVEFGGEYKFTQCWQPGSGGENSSFPSGHAAIAFFLMAPWFILRDRNRRSAEAFLIAGLLFGTLVGIARILQGGHFISDILWAGGLLYILGSILGLALGLEQKRKANS; from the coding sequence ATGCGTAAGAAAAAGCTCCTGGAGCCAGCACTTGTCACTGTTGCTCTTCTCGTTGTAACGGCTATTTTTTGGGTCACCAATGCTGACCTGTTTATCACCTCACTTGTCCCGCGCGACCATATTATTGCCGCAGCTCTCCCTGAATGCAATAGAGCCTGGCCGGTAGGCAATCTCTTTCCCTGGAATCTCCTCTACAAACTCGCACCGATTCCAGCAATCATACTCGCTGTCTCTGCCTTGGTTGTTCTTCTGATAGGATTCTTTAAAACACGGTTTTCCCCTTGGCGCAAACGAGCCATATTCATTCTGCTCCTCCTCGGCCTTGGACCAGGCTTAGTGATCAATGTCTTGCTCAAGGATCAACTTGGCCGCCCTCGCCCACGTCAGGTTGTTGAATTCGGAGGGGAGTATAAATTCACCCAATGCTGGCAGCCTGGGAGCGGAGGTGAGAATAGTTCTTTCCCCTCAGGGCATGCAGCAATAGCATTTTTTCTCATGGCGCCTTGGTTTATTCTGCGGGACAGAAACAGACGGTCCGCAGAGGCATTCCTCATTGCTGGCCTACTTTTCGGCACATTAGTGGGAATAGCAAGGATTCTTCAAGGTGGGCACTTTATCAGTGATATCCTATGGGCTGGCGGCTTGCTCTATATATTAGGGAGCATCTTAGGACTTGCCTTAGGACTGGAGCAGAAAAGGAAAGCCAACTCATAA
- a CDS encoding Abi family protein, producing the protein MPSPPVIKPHLEYQELVDRLKERGMIISDEARAIRKLSQIGYYRLSGFWYPCRRPRFDNDGKFLKDAETGLPVRDDRFQDNINFNDIIDLYLFDKKLRQLMLDGIERIEIYMRSIIAHEIGKIDPLAYEKEEFINPKVTATKQKNGRAVNHWFEWMNRLCNLINSSKEDCIIWHRKRGLPIPFWAVIECWDYGLMSKYFDNLNGRCQQKIIRRVGFAKPSTLISWLTEINILRNKCAHHARIWNRASANPISLKGFETDPYFQSLNLDLEARRRIYGQAAVIWYFVRKIGPSSDWIKRFADLVDSKPALEPCPYTAMGFPDSSGFSRELFGID; encoded by the coding sequence ATGCCTTCCCCGCCTGTTATCAAACCTCATTTAGAATATCAAGAACTTGTTGACCGCCTGAAAGAACGGGGGATGATCATTTCCGACGAAGCAAGGGCAATCCGCAAGCTGTCTCAGATTGGATACTACCGTTTAAGCGGCTTCTGGTATCCGTGCAGGCGTCCCAGATTTGACAATGACGGTAAGTTCCTCAAAGACGCAGAAACCGGCCTGCCTGTCCGGGATGACAGGTTTCAGGACAATATCAACTTTAACGATATAATAGACCTGTATCTGTTTGATAAAAAACTGCGTCAGCTCATGTTGGACGGTATCGAACGGATTGAAATTTACATGCGCAGTATCATTGCCCATGAAATAGGGAAGATTGATCCGCTCGCTTATGAGAAGGAAGAGTTTATCAATCCCAAGGTCACCGCAACCAAGCAGAAGAACGGCAGAGCGGTCAACCACTGGTTTGAATGGATGAACAGGCTTTGCAATCTGATAAACAGCAGCAAGGAGGATTGCATAATCTGGCACCGGAAAAGAGGGCTGCCTATTCCTTTTTGGGCTGTTATTGAGTGCTGGGACTACGGCCTGATGTCGAAATATTTTGACAACCTGAACGGCAGATGCCAACAGAAAATAATTCGTCGTGTAGGGTTTGCGAAACCTTCCACGCTGATAAGCTGGCTTACCGAAATCAACATATTACGGAATAAATGCGCCCATCATGCCCGAATCTGGAACCGCGCTTCTGCAAACCCGATCAGCTTGAAGGGGTTTGAAACTGACCCGTATTTTCAGAGCCTCAATCTTGATCTTGAGGCACGCCGCAGAATATACGGACAGGCTGCCGTTATCTGGTATTTTGTCCGAAAGATAGGGCCGAGTTCCGATTGGATCAAAAGGTTTGCCGATCTTGTGGACAGCAAACCGGCTCTTGAACCTTGCCCTTATACGGCAATGGGATTCCCGGATAGCTCCGGTTTTTCGAGAGAGCTTTTCGGGATCGACTGA
- a CDS encoding IS1634 family transposase, producing MDFPSAGDLGPVPEVIHAVAPDLMKDPEQAAFRSLGIEYGDVRQRWLVVYSPEAYQRNLKTVNKKCLKLSTAEAKQFDKLCKQDFSCEADALKAFSRFENKLKMLSIHGAHVVALPRHTGKGRPAKGKHPDFYVYRIEGNPASLLHERTRLLERKSCFILATNQLDCEELSDEELREAYKDQQKVERGFRFLKDPFFMASTLFLKSRKRIMALMMVMTLCLLVYAALEYRIREELDTNNETFPNQKGKPVSAPTARWVFQFFSGIHVLIIGGAQQAVLNLNEHHLRLLRLLGARYEILYS from the coding sequence GTGGATTTCCCGAGTGCCGGAGACCTTGGCCCTGTCCCGGAAGTTATCCATGCAGTAGCACCAGATTTGATGAAGGATCCAGAACAAGCAGCTTTTCGCAGTCTCGGGATAGAGTATGGCGATGTCAGGCAGCGCTGGTTAGTTGTCTATTCTCCTGAAGCATATCAACGAAATCTCAAGACCGTGAACAAAAAATGTCTGAAGTTGAGCACAGCTGAGGCCAAGCAGTTCGATAAATTATGCAAGCAGGATTTTTCTTGCGAGGCTGATGCGTTAAAGGCCTTCTCCCGTTTTGAAAACAAACTGAAAATGCTCTCAATTCATGGCGCTCATGTTGTTGCCTTGCCTCGTCATACGGGGAAAGGACGACCTGCCAAGGGGAAACATCCGGATTTTTATGTTTATCGAATTGAAGGCAACCCAGCATCCCTGCTTCATGAGAGAACTCGGTTGTTGGAGCGAAAAAGCTGTTTTATTCTGGCAACGAACCAGTTGGATTGCGAAGAGTTGTCCGATGAGGAACTTCGGGAAGCGTACAAAGATCAGCAAAAGGTTGAGCGGGGCTTTCGCTTCCTCAAAGATCCATTTTTCATGGCTTCCACTCTTTTCCTGAAATCTCGAAAACGTATCATGGCCCTGATGATGGTCATGACCCTTTGCCTTCTCGTTTATGCAGCTTTAGAGTATCGTATCCGGGAAGAGCTTGATACAAATAACGAAACTTTCCCAAATCAGAAGGGAAAGCCCGTTTCTGCTCCTACAGCCCGTTGGGTATTTCAGTTTTTTTCAGGAATTCATGTGCTGATTATCGGGGGTGCGCAACAAGCAGTTTTAAATTTGAATGAGCACCACCTGCGTCTACTCAGATTGTTGGGTGCGAGGTATGAAATACTATATTCCTGA
- a CDS encoding IS1634 family transposase, with amino-acid sequence MESKTTLLSQECSSKILNHLGLVAGTYDELGLGELIDSLIPQDKEKRVVSVGQAVKAMVVNGLGFANRALYLTPHFFQDKPVDRLIGEGIKAQDLNDTVLGRALDTIYKHNPEELYAYLAVRTVERLGLFVRFGHLDSTSFHTDGSYQDNGSEEEDGVVRITKGYSRDHRPDLNQIVLQLICERQAGIPLLMKPLSGNSSDKTDFRKTIQAHIDQLKNDFILKYLVADSALYTAETLRELSRILWISRVPETLALSRKLSMQ; translated from the coding sequence ATGGAAAGCAAAACAACTCTTTTATCGCAGGAATGCTCCAGTAAGATTCTCAATCATTTGGGTTTAGTAGCCGGTACGTATGATGAACTCGGACTGGGCGAGTTAATTGACAGTTTGATTCCTCAGGATAAAGAGAAACGGGTGGTCTCGGTCGGTCAGGCAGTTAAGGCGATGGTTGTTAATGGGTTGGGGTTCGCAAATCGGGCACTGTATCTGACCCCGCATTTTTTTCAGGACAAGCCTGTGGATCGACTCATCGGAGAAGGCATTAAGGCTCAGGACCTGAACGACACAGTGTTAGGTCGGGCCTTGGACACAATTTACAAGCATAATCCCGAAGAGTTATATGCGTATCTTGCGGTCAGGACAGTTGAGCGTCTCGGATTATTTGTCCGTTTCGGCCACTTGGATTCAACAAGCTTTCATACCGATGGCAGCTATCAGGACAACGGATCAGAAGAGGAAGATGGTGTTGTTCGGATTACAAAAGGCTACAGTCGGGATCATCGTCCAGATCTAAACCAGATTGTTTTGCAGCTGATTTGTGAACGACAAGCTGGTATCCCGCTTCTCATGAAACCGCTCAGTGGCAACAGTAGCGACAAAACAGATTTTCGGAAAACAATTCAAGCGCATATTGATCAGCTGAAAAACGATTTCATCCTGAAGTATCTGGTTGCAGACAGTGCGCTCTATACAGCGGAGACACTCAGGGAATTGAGCAGGATCTTGTGGATTTCCCGAGTGCCGGAGACCTTGGCCCTGTCCCGGAAGTTATCCATGCAGTAG
- a CDS encoding IS5 family transposase encodes MSKIPTNLTPAEFEEYVDPYLSKAKRGYTCSIPLYKIFNYILYFLHTGCQWEMIPIDKDPNDPDKQEISWQAIYHHFRKWSNDGSLKKLWNESVESIRSLLNLSELNLDGTHTIAKKGGKSAKYQGRKKAKTTNILPLLDKNGYPIASTEIIAGNHNDAFELEKNIRYLFKEMKHRKLPIFGSYFNADSAFDTKGARKVCFNNGVIPNIAENKRGRKKPKRGRKRLFNEKIYKNRFGTERTWAWVDKFKRLLIRFERNDTYFFGLHCIAFSMINLRSLIGKKV; translated from the coding sequence ATGAGCAAAATACCGACAAATCTGACACCGGCAGAGTTTGAAGAATACGTTGATCCTTATCTAAGTAAGGCGAAACGAGGATACACATGCTCTATCCCTTTGTATAAAATTTTTAACTATATACTTTACTTTTTGCACACCGGTTGTCAATGGGAAATGATTCCCATCGATAAAGATCCAAATGATCCCGATAAACAGGAGATCAGCTGGCAGGCTATTTACCATCATTTTCGAAAATGGTCTAATGACGGCAGTTTGAAAAAATTATGGAATGAGAGTGTCGAGAGCATCAGGTCACTTCTTAATCTGTCAGAGCTGAACTTGGACGGAACCCATACTATAGCCAAAAAAGGAGGTAAATCAGCTAAGTACCAAGGGAGGAAAAAGGCTAAAACAACCAATATCCTGCCCCTTTTGGATAAAAACGGTTATCCAATTGCTTCGACGGAAATCATTGCGGGCAATCATAATGATGCATTCGAGCTTGAAAAGAATATACGTTATCTTTTCAAAGAGATGAAGCACAGAAAACTGCCGATCTTCGGTTCTTATTTTAATGCAGATTCAGCATTTGACACCAAAGGAGCCCGGAAAGTCTGTTTCAATAACGGTGTCATACCGAATATAGCTGAAAATAAACGTGGGCGTAAAAAGCCGAAAAGAGGACGCAAAAGGCTTTTTAACGAAAAAATATATAAAAACCGATTTGGTACCGAACGAACATGGGCATGGGTTGATAAATTCAAACGCCTGCTCATACGTTTTGAACGGAATGACACATATTTTTTCGGACTTCACTGCATTGCTTTTTCGATGATTAACCTCCGAAGTCTAATCGGAAAAAAAGTTTAA
- the nifA gene encoding nif-specific transcriptional activator NifA, translating to MLKEKEEANLFPNHSFASEGTEALEIKALYRIVKLIGSAVHLDTALSAILKVLHDTLRMERATLALLNEEQTHLTIRASYGLSIEEEQRGIYNLDEGIYGKVFRSGAPFIVPDIDSEPLFLNRTGSRQMYSKTKLSFIGVPVLLKEKPVGVLSVDRLFGLEISLEEDVRFLTVLSTLISQFLNLNQAIRQDRQKLVSENQSLKARLHARHKKHYIIGQCKTMQEVFWSIERVAPSRASVLLLGESGTGKELAAQAIHEASPRRENPFVKINCAALPENLLESELFGHNKGAFTGADGTREGRFELADNGTLFLDEIGEMPLTLQAKLLRVLQEQQFERLGSNRTINVDVRIIAATNVSLEKAVLNGTFRNDLYYRLNVVPIVLPPLRERKDDIPLLTDFFLKASNKRNDKNVRMTREFLDLMTDYDWPGNVRELQNLMERLVILSTGNMLSVHDLPGYFLQPPGERIIQDHHHREEPSLSSYQMPEQRNTENGGAPRSLQELEREQVESALKRHGWVQARAARELGLTQRQIGYRIKKFNLQRPPLY from the coding sequence ATGCTTAAGGAGAAAGAGGAAGCCAACCTCTTCCCCAACCATAGTTTCGCGTCTGAAGGCACAGAAGCTCTGGAAATCAAGGCGCTCTATCGTATCGTTAAACTGATCGGGTCGGCAGTCCATCTGGACACAGCCCTTTCCGCCATCCTCAAAGTCCTCCATGATACCTTACGCATGGAGCGTGCCACTCTGGCACTCCTCAATGAAGAGCAAACACATCTGACCATCCGGGCCTCATATGGCCTGAGCATTGAAGAAGAACAGCGGGGCATTTACAATCTTGACGAGGGAATCTACGGAAAAGTGTTCCGAAGCGGAGCACCATTCATTGTCCCAGATATCGACAGTGAGCCTCTTTTCCTGAACCGTACAGGTTCCCGGCAGATGTACAGCAAAACCAAGCTCTCTTTTATTGGTGTACCGGTATTGCTCAAAGAAAAGCCAGTGGGTGTCCTGAGTGTTGATCGCCTCTTTGGCCTGGAGATTTCCCTTGAAGAAGATGTCCGCTTCCTGACGGTGCTCTCCACTCTGATTTCCCAGTTTCTCAATCTGAATCAGGCGATTCGGCAAGATCGGCAGAAACTTGTTTCAGAAAACCAGAGCCTGAAGGCTCGCCTCCATGCCCGCCATAAAAAGCATTATATTATCGGCCAGTGCAAAACCATGCAGGAAGTTTTCTGGAGCATTGAACGGGTTGCCCCCAGCCGCGCCAGTGTCCTGCTCCTCGGTGAGTCAGGAACAGGGAAAGAGCTGGCCGCCCAGGCTATTCACGAGGCCAGCCCTCGGCGAGAGAATCCCTTTGTAAAAATCAATTGTGCTGCCCTCCCGGAAAACCTCCTGGAAAGCGAGCTGTTCGGTCATAATAAGGGCGCGTTTACCGGCGCTGATGGCACCAGGGAAGGACGCTTTGAATTAGCAGACAACGGCACGCTTTTTCTTGATGAAATTGGCGAAATGCCTCTGACCCTTCAGGCAAAATTGCTTCGGGTACTTCAGGAGCAGCAGTTTGAGCGCCTGGGTTCTAATCGTACCATCAACGTGGATGTGCGTATCATTGCAGCAACCAATGTCAGCCTGGAAAAGGCTGTGCTCAACGGGACCTTCCGTAATGACCTTTACTATCGACTCAATGTCGTACCCATTGTTCTGCCGCCGCTTCGCGAAAGAAAAGACGACATCCCTCTGCTGACGGATTTCTTCCTCAAGGCGAGCAATAAAAGAAATGACAAAAATGTACGGATGACCAGAGAGTTTCTCGACCTGATGACCGATTACGACTGGCCAGGCAATGTTCGAGAGCTACAGAACCTTATGGAACGACTGGTTATTCTTTCCACCGGGAACATGCTTTCTGTCCATGATCTTCCGGGGTATTTCCTCCAGCCTCCGGGTGAACGGATCATACAGGATCATCACCACCGAGAAGAGCCGTCCCTGTCCTCTTACCAGATGCCTGAACAGCGAAACACAGAAAATGGCGGCGCCCCTCGCTCCCTCCAGGAATTGGAACGTGAACAGGTGGAATCAGCCCTGAAACGGCACGGTTGGGTGCAGGCACGGGCAGCTCGCGAGTTGGGACTCACCCAGCGTCAGATAGGCTACCGAATTAAAAAATTCAATCTCCAGCGCCCCCCCCTGTATTGA
- a CDS encoding tetratricopeptide repeat protein codes for MKEDLDELPPENTERRLKKSQKLNALQDQLEQFKEEVFRLYEIFTRISVNTERLQLAKKYFDNGEFREADAVLDAEKISDEVSQLKNAKKGVESELASINQNLENKSNEFLVKARIARISSPSGETDRFSRSRYYFEKALDAARTPEALSEYASFLYNQNQFRMSEPLYEEALNICRSLVESNPEAFMPDVAMTLNNLANLYSAKNEFGPALEKYEEALGIYRSLAESNSEAFLPYLADTLNNLALLHKEKNEFGPALEKYEEALGIRRSLADLNPEAFLLDVAITLNNLAGLYKDRGEIDSALEGYEESLEIRKCFVESNPEAFLPYIAHALNNLALLHSDRKEYGPALEKYEEALTIYRVLAELNPEAFLPYLAHALNNMASLCSDRKEFNSAVLEKYEEALGVYRVFARSNPEAFLPYTAHVLNNISIQYKANKEFGPALEGYKEALEIYRSFAEANPEAFLPYIAHTLDNLAVLYKANKEFGPALERYKEALEIYRSLAGLAPEVFMQDVAMTLVSMSVFYLSAVPDKKKSSALAEEAVKILRPFGENVPDLEPYMEIAEQVLQVNRRGG; via the coding sequence GTGAAAGAAGATCTGGATGAGTTACCCCCTGAAAATACGGAAAGGCGGTTGAAGAAATCTCAGAAACTTAATGCGCTTCAGGATCAGCTCGAACAATTCAAAGAGGAAGTCTTTCGTCTTTATGAGATTTTTACGCGAATTTCAGTAAATACCGAGCGATTGCAGCTTGCGAAAAAATATTTCGATAATGGTGAATTCAGGGAAGCGGATGCTGTTCTTGATGCTGAAAAAATCAGTGATGAAGTGTCGCAACTGAAAAATGCGAAGAAGGGAGTTGAGTCTGAACTTGCGTCAATAAACCAGAATCTTGAAAATAAGTCAAATGAGTTCCTTGTTAAAGCCCGTATAGCCCGAATCAGTTCACCTTCGGGAGAAACTGACAGGTTCAGTCGATCTCGTTATTATTTCGAAAAAGCTCTTGACGCAGCGCGCACACCGGAAGCGTTATCCGAGTATGCATCGTTTCTTTATAATCAGAATCAATTCAGAATGTCGGAACCGCTTTATGAAGAGGCTCTGAATATCTGTCGAAGCCTTGTCGAGTCAAATCCCGAGGCGTTCATGCCGGATGTTGCAATGACGCTGAACAATCTGGCGAACCTGTATTCAGCGAAAAATGAATTCGGACCTGCTCTTGAAAAGTATGAAGAGGCTTTGGGAATCTACCGAAGCCTTGCCGAGTCAAACTCTGAAGCATTCCTTCCGTACCTTGCTGATACGTTGAATAATCTGGCTCTCCTGCATAAAGAGAAAAATGAATTCGGGCCTGCTCTTGAAAAATATGAAGAGGCTCTGGGGATTAGAAGGAGTCTTGCGGATTTAAATCCGGAAGCCTTTTTGTTGGACGTGGCAATAACACTGAATAATCTTGCAGGGTTGTATAAAGATAGAGGTGAAATTGACTCTGCTCTTGAAGGATATGAAGAATCTCTGGAAATCAGAAAATGTTTTGTCGAGTCAAACCCTGAAGCTTTTCTTCCGTATATTGCTCATGCGCTGAACAATCTGGCTCTCCTGCATTCAGATAGAAAAGAATATGGTCCTGCACTTGAGAAATACGAAGAGGCTCTGACGATTTATCGAGTCCTTGCTGAATTGAACCCGGAGGCCTTCCTTCCTTATCTTGCTCATGCGTTGAATAACATGGCTTCCCTGTGCTCAGATAGAAAAGAATTTAATTCTGCTGTGCTTGAAAAATACGAAGAGGCTCTGGGGGTTTATCGAGTCTTTGCTCGGTCAAACCCTGAAGCTTTTCTTCCGTATACTGCTCATGTGCTGAATAATATTTCTATTCAGTATAAAGCAAACAAGGAATTTGGCCCTGCGCTTGAAGGGTATAAAGAGGCCCTGGAGATCTATCGAAGCTTTGCTGAAGCAAACCCAGAAGCTTTTCTTCCATATATTGCTCATACACTGGATAATCTGGCTGTTTTATATAAAGCAAACAAGGAATTCGGACCTGCGCTTGAAAGGTATAAAGAGGCTCTGGAGATCTATCGAAGTCTTGCTGGGTTAGCCCCTGAAGTATTTATGCAGGATGTAGCGATGACGCTTGTAAGTATGAGTGTTTTTTATTTGAGCGCCGTCCCGGATAAGAAGAAATCATCCGCTTTGGCAGAGGAAGCTGTAAAAATACTACGTCCTTTCGGTGAAAATGTGCCGGACCTTGAACCTTACATGGAAATAGCTGAACAAGTTTTGCAGGTGAATAGAAGGGGAGGTTGA
- the nifH gene encoding nitrogenase iron protein — translation MRKVAIYGKGGIGKSTTTQNTVAGLVELGRKVMVVGCDPKADSTRLLLGGLAQKSVLDTLREEGEDVELEDIRKEGYGGTWCVESGGPEPGVGCAGRGIITSINMLESLGAYEESEGLDYAFYDVLGDVVCGGFAMPIRDGKAQEIYIVCSGEMMAMYAANNISKGINKFAQSGDVRLGGLICNSRAVDNEKEMIEEFAKKLGTQMIWFVPRDNDVQRAEINRKTVIEWKPDVPQADAYRGLAKAIDDNKMFVVPTPLEIEDLEKLLMDYGLMN, via the coding sequence ATGAGAAAGGTAGCAATCTACGGCAAGGGTGGAATCGGAAAATCTACAACAACTCAGAACACAGTTGCTGGACTGGTTGAGCTGGGAAGAAAAGTTATGGTTGTTGGCTGTGACCCTAAAGCTGACTCTACTCGTCTGCTGCTCGGCGGTTTGGCCCAGAAATCTGTTCTTGATACCCTGCGCGAAGAAGGTGAGGACGTAGAACTCGAGGATATCCGCAAAGAAGGTTACGGTGGAACCTGGTGTGTTGAGTCCGGTGGACCCGAGCCTGGAGTTGGTTGTGCTGGTCGCGGTATTATCACCTCTATTAACATGCTGGAATCTCTGGGTGCTTACGAAGAGAGCGAAGGGCTGGATTACGCTTTCTATGACGTACTTGGTGACGTTGTATGTGGTGGGTTTGCTATGCCTATCCGCGACGGTAAAGCTCAGGAGATCTACATTGTTTGCTCCGGTGAGATGATGGCTATGTACGCTGCAAATAACATCTCTAAAGGTATCAATAAGTTCGCACAGTCTGGTGATGTTCGTCTTGGTGGACTTATTTGTAACTCTCGTGCGGTTGACAACGAGAAAGAGATGATTGAAGAGTTCGCTAAGAAACTGGGAACCCAGATGATCTGGTTTGTACCGCGTGACAACGATGTACAGCGTGCTGAGATCAACCGTAAGACAGTTATTGAGTGGAAGCCCGATGTACCGCAGGCAGATGCTTACCGTGGACTGGCTAAGGCTATTGACGATAACAAGATGTTCGTTGTTCCTACTCCGCTTGAGATTGAAGATCTGGAGAAACTTCTCATGGATTATGGCCTGATGAACTAA
- a CDS encoding P-II family nitrogen regulator → MLMIRAIVRPEKSDDILAALMDAGFPAVTKYSVAGRGKQRGIKIGDVTYDEIPKMMLMSVVQDEDKDFVIQTIMDTARTSEKGAFGDGKIFVSEVEEVYTISSGVKEGAVEEAA, encoded by the coding sequence ATGTTAATGATTAGAGCCATCGTTCGTCCGGAGAAATCCGATGACATTCTTGCTGCCCTCATGGATGCAGGTTTTCCGGCAGTAACCAAATATTCCGTGGCTGGACGCGGTAAACAACGTGGTATTAAAATCGGTGACGTCACCTATGATGAGATTCCGAAGATGATGCTGATGTCCGTCGTTCAGGACGAAGATAAAGATTTTGTCATTCAAACCATCATGGATACCGCCAGAACCTCTGAAAAGGGTGCTTTTGGTGACGGTAAGATTTTTGTAAGTGAAGTTGAGGAAGTCTATACCATCAGTTCCGGAGTTAAAGAAGGAGCCGTTGAGGAGGCCGCGTAA
- a CDS encoding P-II family nitrogen regulator has product MKEVVAVVRINMMNQTKQALSDVGVDAYFVREAQGRGKGFANPKVLEGVDNGYEEAAAVLGEKGKLYPKRVVTVVVEDDKVEDVVKAIIEPNQTGKPGDGKIFVLPVSDSVRVRTGETGEAAIV; this is encoded by the coding sequence ATGAAAGAAGTCGTCGCTGTGGTACGCATCAATATGATGAACCAGACCAAGCAGGCTTTAAGCGATGTCGGGGTTGACGCATATTTTGTCCGTGAGGCTCAGGGCCGGGGCAAAGGTTTTGCTAATCCTAAGGTGCTTGAAGGGGTCGATAACGGATACGAGGAAGCGGCAGCCGTGCTGGGAGAAAAAGGAAAACTTTATCCCAAGCGAGTGGTAACCGTGGTGGTTGAGGACGACAAGGTAGAAGACGTTGTCAAAGCTATTATTGAGCCTAACCAGACCGGAAAGCCGGGTGACGGCAAGATTTTTGTCTTGCCAGTATCTGATTCTGTCCGGGTTCGGACTGGAGAGACAGGCGAGGCAGCTATCGTCTGA